The Kribbella sp. NBC_00662 nucleotide sequence ACCGCGTGCCACAGCGGACTCACGTACGCGAGCCACTCGATCCAGTCCGGCAACTGTGAGACCGGGAAGAACGCCCCCGAGAACAGGAAAGCCGGCACCACGCCGAAGCGGAACACCATCGCGAAGCCCGAGTCGTTCTCCAGGGTTGTCGCGTACGCCGCGATCGGACCGGCGACGGCCATCCCGACGAGCAGGGCGACCGGCAGACCGAGGATCCCCAAGGGCGACTTCAACCCGCCGAACAACGTGATGATCACCAGGAACACCGCACACGAGCTCAACACCCGGAACGCGATGAACGCCAGCTGCCCGTAGACCACATCCGCAGGCCGCAGCGGCGTCGCGATCATCGAGTGGTAGAACTTCTGCCACTTCAGTCCGGACATCACCGGGTACGTCGCCTCGCCGACCGCGATCTGCAACGCCGTCGAGGCGAGCAGACCCGGCGCGATGAACTGCAGGTAGCTGACGCCGCCGAGCGCACCGGTCCCGTTGCTGTCCACGAACGAGCCGAGCCCGATCCCCATCGCGGCCAGGTAGAGCATCGGCAGCAGGAAGCTGCTGATCATCGTGCCCTTCCAAGTCCGCTTGTAGACGGTCAGCCAGTAGTCGAACATCCGGCGACCGTTCTCGAGAGCGACCGCCATCAGTCCACCAACGTCCGGCCGGTGAGGCGCAGGAACACGTCCTCCAGGGTGGAGCGCCGGACCAGCACGGCAGCCGGTTGCAGACCACGCTCGTGTACTGCGGCGACCGCGCGCTCACCGTCATCGGTGTAGAGCAGCAGGCGGTCGGGCAGCACTTCGATGCGCTGGGCAAGATCCTCGACCTTGCCGGCCAGCGCGTCATGGTCGGCCAGCATCACGTCCGGCCCGAACCGCAGCTCGGTCACCTCGCGGGTCGAGTAGTCGCGGATCAGGTCGGACGGCGACCCCTCGGCCGCGATCAGCCCGCCGTCCATCACCACGAGCCGGTCGCACAACTGCTCGGCCTCGTCCATGTAGTGGGTGGTGATGATCAGCGTCACGCCGGCCTGTTTGAGCCGGAACAGCTTGTCCCACAACAGATGCCGCGCCTGCGGATCGAGGCCGGTGGTCGGCTCGTCGAGGAGCAGCAGGTCGGGCTTGCTCACCAGGGATCGGGCGATCGTAAGCCGCCGCTTCATCCCGCCGGACAGCTCGTCGACCTTGACCTTCGCCTTCTCGGTCAGCGCGACGAACTCGAGCAGCTCGTCGGCGCGCTCGCGGCACTCGGCCCGGCTGAGACCGAAGTACCGGCCGTAGATCGTGAGGTTCTCCTTGACGGTCAGCTCGGTGTCGAGGGTGTCGTCCTGCGGGCAGACGCCCAGCCGGGCGCGGATCGCCGGGCCGTCGGTCGCCGGGTCGAGGCCGAGGATGCGGAGCGTGCCGCCGCTGGCCGGGGAGACCGCGCCGATCATCCGCATCGTCGACGACTTGCCCGCGCCGTTCGGCCCGAGGAACCCGAAGGCCTCGCCGCGCCACACGTCCAGGTCGATGCCGCGGACCGCTTCGAAGTCGCCGTACGACTTGCGCAGGTCGCGGACATGGACCAAGGACTCCCGCTGCTCGCTCACCCAACTGACACTAGACGGCCCTCCGGACAGTTTCTTCTTGTTTTGGGCTGATGCCGGTCAGCCGCGGCCGACGTACGGCATCCCGGCAGCCATCACGGTCAGGGTCGGTACGGCGACCGTGGTCGGCAGCTGCGCGATCCGGACGACGAAGTCCGCGACGATCTTCGGGTCGAACGTCGGCTCGACCGCGATCGAACCGTCGGGCTGGAGCACGCCCTGCTCCATCCGGGCGGTCATCGCGGTCGCCGCGTTGCCGATGTCGATCTGGCAGGCGGTGATGCCGTGCGCACGGCCTTCCAGCTCGAGTCCCTTGGTCAGACCGGTGATGGCGTGCTTGCTCGCGGTGTAGGCGATCCCCTGCGGCCGTGGCACATGCGCCGAGATCGACCCGTTGTTGATGATCCGCCCGCCCCTGGGGTCCTGGCGGAGCATCAGCTCGAACGCCGCCTGCGCGCACAGGAACGAACCGGTCAGGTTGGTGTCCACGACCCGCCGCCAGTCCTCCTCCCGCACATCCTGTACGCCGGCCGCCGGCGACCCCGTCCCCGCGTTGTTCACCAACACGTCAACCCGCTCGAGCCCCCTGAAGAACTCCCGCACAGCAGCCCCATCGGACACGTCCAGAACCGCGCCTTCCACCACGCCCCCAGCCGCGCCAGCGGCCGCGGCGGTTTCTTCAAGCTTCTCCTCAGTGCGCCCCGTCACCCACACGCGGTACCCGGCCGCCGCAAGAGCCAGCGCCATCTCCCGCCCCAGCCCGGACCCGCCACCGGTCACCACGGCCACCTGCGTCATCGCGCCACCCTTCTCCCGGATTCGACTGCCGTCCAGGATGGCAGCAACGCGGCCGCGACCAGGATCATGACCAGCACCTCCAGCCAGACCGCCTTACCGAGCGGCGGCACCAGTTCCTCGGTCAGATTCCACGCGGCGTGCACGAGGATCGCCCCGGGCACCCCACCCCGCAGCTTCTCGCTCACGAACAGCATCACGAACGTCAGCGGGAACAGCTCCAGGAAGAACGTCGCCCCCGCCGCCGTGAACAGCCCGTCATCGTGCTGCCCCGTGCCGGGCAGGAAGTACAGCGGCACATGCCACAACCCCCACACCGCCCCGAGCACCGCAGTCGTCTGCAACGGACCGAAGTACTCCCGCAACCGTGGCTGCACGTACCCGCGCCACCCGAACTCCTCCGAGACCGGCCCCGCCAGGAATGTGTACGCCGCCGCGCCGAGCACCCCTCCGGCTCTCGCGACGACGGACGACGCATGGCCCGGCAGCTCAGGCAGCCGACCGGACAGCGCGCAGGCAGCGAACGGCCCCAACGCACCGAGCGCGACCGCCGCCACCGGCCACCGCCAGGACCAGCGGACCACCCTCCGCCGCTCACGCCGCCACAGCCACATCACGAGCGCGGCCAGCGAGGGCCCGGACGCGGCCAACGCGAACACAAGCGACCCAACGCCCTCGTTCACATCCGTGCCGGTCAGCCTGAGAACCGCCCACGGCACCCAGGTCAGAGCAAGACAAATGACTCCGAACTCCACCAACGGGCGCTTGATCACCGCCCAAGCCTCCCGGCGGCCGCAGTGCCCGACCAGGGTGCTGGACCGACCTCGGAACGGGATCCAGCACCACTTCGCGTCACAGAACACCCCCTTCCGCCGTCGAAAGGATGTACGCAGCGCGATTCGACTGCGGACAGTGATCATCCGGCGACCGAGAGCAAATGAGTGGCGGCTCAGTTGAATACCCTGGAAACTCATTTGCGTGTATCACGCAAGCATGTATATGCTTGCAGCATGCAAGTAAACGACGCGTATACACCGCAGACCCCCATCGAGGGCGTCATGCACGCGTTCACCCGGATCGGACGCCGGCTGAAGGCCAAGCAGCCCGGCGACACGATCGACCACAGCGCGCATGTCGTGCTGTTCGCACTGCGGTGCAACGGCGCACTGCGACTGTCCGACCTCGCCGGGCGACTCGAGCTCGACGCCTCGACCACCAGCCGGCACGTCCGGTCCCTGGAGCAGCTGGGCCTGGTCCGCCGCTCCGCCGACCCCGACGACGGCCGCGCCTTCCGGGTCGAGCTGACCGATGAGGGCATCGAGCAGTGGGAAGCCAGCGCCCGTCACCGGATGGAGCTGCTGAGTGCCGCGATGGAGGGCTGGTCCGAAGAGGACGTGCAGACCTTCGAGCGGCTGATGACCCGCTTCGCCGACGGCGTCGCCGCCCGGACCGAAGCACCCTCCAGCGCCGCCTGGGCCGAGAAGGGGTGGGCCGCCGTGGCCCCGAGACCCTCCGCCCCGGCAGAGCGCAGTACAGACCAGAACTTCGCGGCCAGCGGCGACCCCGCAACCCGTGAGAACACCGACAAGAACCTGGAGAGCACCAAATGAGCACCACAGAGCCTGCCACCGCCGGCGGCGCTGCGCCCGATAGCGGTCCTAGCTACCTGTCCCACAAGCAGATCCTGGTGATTCTCGGCGGCCTGATGGCCGGGATGTTCCTGGCCGCGCTCGACCAGAGCATCGTGGGTACGGCGCTGCCGCGTATCGTCAGCGAGTTCAACAGCCTCGACAAGTTGTCCTGGGTGGTCACGGCGTACCTGCTGACCTCGACCGCCTCGACCCCCCTGTGGGGAAAGATCTCCGACCTCTACGGCCGTCGCCCGCTGTTCATCGCGGCGATCGTCACCTTCCTCGGCGGCTCGGTGCTGTCCGCGCTGTCGCAGAACATCGAGCAGCTGATCGGCTTCCGCGCCGTCCAGGGTCTGGGCGCCGGCGGTCTGATGTCCCTCGCGTTCGCCACCATCGGCGACGTGATCCCGCCGCGCGAGCGCGGTAAGTACATGGGGTACTTCGGCGCCGTCTTCGGCCTGTCCTCGGTGGCCGGCCCGCTGCTCGGCGGTCTGCTCACCGACGGTCCCGGCTGGCGCTGGATCTTCTGGATCAACGTCCCGATCGGTCTCGTTGCCCTGGGCATCGTTGCCGCCGTACTCCGGCTGCCGCACGTGAAGCGCTCGCACAAGATCGACTACCTCGGCGCCTCCACGGTCGCCGCCGCTGTCACCTCGCTGCTGCTGGCGGTCTCCTGGAGCGGTCCGAGCAACGGCTGGGGCAACGCGACCACGCTGGCGCTGCTGATCGGCGCCGTCGTACTGGCCGTCGCGTTCGTGATCATCGAGCTGCGGGTGGCCGAGCCGATCATCCCGATGGACCTGTTCAAGGGCCGGATCTTCTCCGGGTACGCCGGGTACGCGTTCCTGCTCGGGTTCGCGATGTTCGGTGCGCTGATCTTCCTTCCGCTGTACCTGCAGGCCGTCAAGGACCTGTCGCCGACCCGCTCCGGCCTGGCGTTGCTGCCGATGATCGTCGGTATCTTCTCCGCGTCGATCCCGAGCGGCCAGATGATGAGCAAGAGCGGCCGGTACAAGCACTTCCCGATCATCTCGGCGGTGCTGGTCGGCGGCGCGATGATCCTGCTGTCCACGCTGAGCCTGAGCACGCCGTACTGGCAGCTGGCGATCTACATGTTCGTGATGGGCGCCGGTCTGGGTCTGTCGATGCAGATCACCGTCACCGCCGCGCAGAACAGCGTTCCCCGGCAGCACATGGGTAGCGCGACCTCGACGATGACGTTCTTCCGCTCGATGGGCGGCGCGATCGGTACGGCGGTCTACGGCGCCGTACTGACCAGCCGGCTGAAGGACCACCTGGGCGACATCATCCCGAACGCCACGCAGTCGATGGTCGACGGACTCGCCAAGGCGGCCAACAGCGTCCAGGCGCTGCACGCGCTGAAGGAGCCGATGAAGGGCTTCGCCCTGCACGGGCTGGTCGACGCGATGGACGACGTCTTCCTGGTCTCGCTGCCGTTCCTCGCGATCGCGCTGATCCTGGCGATCATCACGCCGGAGCAGAAGCTGGCCGGCCGCAACGACGGCCCGAAGGCAGAGGGCGAAGGCGAGCAGTCGCTGGAGTCGTCCGCCGCCGCGGCCATGCACTAAGACGGCACTAAGACGGCACTGAGACGGCACTCATACGGCACTGAGGTTTACCGAACGGAGACCAAAGTCCGGTTGACCTACCCGACA carries:
- a CDS encoding ABC transporter permease, with the protein product MAVALENGRRMFDYWLTVYKRTWKGTMISSFLLPMLYLAAMGIGLGSFVDSNGTGALGGVSYLQFIAPGLLASTALQIAVGEATYPVMSGLKWQKFYHSMIATPLRPADVVYGQLAFIAFRVLSSCAVFLVIITLFGGLKSPLGILGLPVALLVGMAVAGPIAAYATTLENDSGFAMVFRFGVVPAFLFSGAFFPVSQLPDWIEWLAYVSPLWHAVDLSRNLSLGTVNPWLALVNVVYLLAWFLVGTWLAVRGFTRRLIR
- a CDS encoding ABC transporter ATP-binding protein — protein: MSEQRESLVHVRDLRKSYGDFEAVRGIDLDVWRGEAFGFLGPNGAGKSSTMRMIGAVSPASGGTLRILGLDPATDGPAIRARLGVCPQDDTLDTELTVKENLTIYGRYFGLSRAECRERADELLEFVALTEKAKVKVDELSGGMKRRLTIARSLVSKPDLLLLDEPTTGLDPQARHLLWDKLFRLKQAGVTLIITTHYMDEAEQLCDRLVVMDGGLIAAEGSPSDLIRDYSTREVTELRFGPDVMLADHDALAGKVEDLAQRIEVLPDRLLLYTDDGERAVAAVHERGLQPAAVLVRRSTLEDVFLRLTGRTLVD
- a CDS encoding SDR family oxidoreductase, producing MTQVAVVTGGGSGLGREMALALAAAGYRVWVTGRTEEKLEETAAAAGAAGGVVEGAVLDVSDGAAVREFFRGLERVDVLVNNAGTGSPAAGVQDVREEDWRRVVDTNLTGSFLCAQAAFELMLRQDPRGGRIINNGSISAHVPRPQGIAYTASKHAITGLTKGLELEGRAHGITACQIDIGNAATAMTARMEQGVLQPDGSIAVEPTFDPKIVADFVVRIAQLPTTVAVPTLTVMAAGMPYVGRG
- a CDS encoding type II CAAX prenyl endopeptidase Rce1 family protein → MIKRPLVEFGVICLALTWVPWAVLRLTGTDVNEGVGSLVFALAASGPSLAALVMWLWRRERRRVVRWSWRWPVAAVALGALGPFAACALSGRLPELPGHASSVVARAGGVLGAAAYTFLAGPVSEEFGWRGYVQPRLREYFGPLQTTAVLGAVWGLWHVPLYFLPGTGQHDDGLFTAAGATFFLELFPLTFVMLFVSEKLRGGVPGAILVHAAWNLTEELVPPLGKAVWLEVLVMILVAAALLPSWTAVESGRRVAR
- a CDS encoding MarR family winged helix-turn-helix transcriptional regulator; amino-acid sequence: MQVNDAYTPQTPIEGVMHAFTRIGRRLKAKQPGDTIDHSAHVVLFALRCNGALRLSDLAGRLELDASTTSRHVRSLEQLGLVRRSADPDDGRAFRVELTDEGIEQWEASARHRMELLSAAMEGWSEEDVQTFERLMTRFADGVAARTEAPSSAAWAEKGWAAVAPRPSAPAERSTDQNFAASGDPATRENTDKNLESTK
- a CDS encoding MDR family MFS transporter; translated protein: MSTTEPATAGGAAPDSGPSYLSHKQILVILGGLMAGMFLAALDQSIVGTALPRIVSEFNSLDKLSWVVTAYLLTSTASTPLWGKISDLYGRRPLFIAAIVTFLGGSVLSALSQNIEQLIGFRAVQGLGAGGLMSLAFATIGDVIPPRERGKYMGYFGAVFGLSSVAGPLLGGLLTDGPGWRWIFWINVPIGLVALGIVAAVLRLPHVKRSHKIDYLGASTVAAAVTSLLLAVSWSGPSNGWGNATTLALLIGAVVLAVAFVIIELRVAEPIIPMDLFKGRIFSGYAGYAFLLGFAMFGALIFLPLYLQAVKDLSPTRSGLALLPMIVGIFSASIPSGQMMSKSGRYKHFPIISAVLVGGAMILLSTLSLSTPYWQLAIYMFVMGAGLGLSMQITVTAAQNSVPRQHMGSATSTMTFFRSMGGAIGTAVYGAVLTSRLKDHLGDIIPNATQSMVDGLAKAANSVQALHALKEPMKGFALHGLVDAMDDVFLVSLPFLAIALILAIITPEQKLAGRNDGPKAEGEGEQSLESSAAAAMH